A single Danio aesculapii chromosome 19, fDanAes4.1, whole genome shotgun sequence DNA region contains:
- the LOC130247068 gene encoding uncharacterized protein LOC130247068, with the protein MFPEQRIREGQRSDVRPKRRIQPPAWLEDYEVSLPQYNQQSPAVHTLPHRELQEPYTERVAEMTPLIYQPQSDYALRADQRFINHSLHMGPRYESTPVTQPVTQEDVSEILRTVQELRRENQQLQFVMQDMQQKMSLNRAPPLQQRAEPLPYDRTQSKAIPAPLHDHDEWPLPPPPVVDDGFLSLAVDIPPPLPRHMSNFVDELTSRLRNLKTKDHLLSCPSTPEYCEPESFSMALPPQQRTREYPLSKYPQTTPISSKPFCMDHEQHPYYPQQERMYRGPKPTIPDFTKGDPREFARLKVSLDNLLPEDSTERFKYQILLEHLKFEDALLIADSYINSARPYSDTMASLAEQYGQPHQLALRRIADLMEDPTIRSQDASAFKRFALKVRALVGMLNQLGDSGRVELQCGSHVTRLLSKLPHDLRADFKRYVYPLNVHIPTLLHFADWLEYELKIQASGFEFLGGDRRERPDQRRDRSKDFKSTKTAAVFHSTDPALNTTAPGESSLSAAKTQDKPRIFCPYCTNTQHYLNQCQNFSQLTKEQKTNWVKTNKRCWRCGRAHQAAQCNLKTSCKVCKGKHLDALHELNERPVSENTCLVNNANEVLYLDRPLGCSQVLLKVTKVILRNGEHTLETYAILDDGSERTILLQAAAQELKLQGKPENLALRTVRQDMKIIHGTTVSFTISPACQPHKVFKIHRAFTADHLGLAEHTCPATTLQHKYRHLRGLPIPSLNSVQPLLLIGSDYPYLITPIEPVQLGPPGGPAAVKTRLGWTVQGPTKLVRHQLLTQQCHNISICSPSNELFRHIEKLWQLDVLPYRSEKLATRSKQDQEAVDLLEAKTTRIDVNGTQRYATPLLRVKDMPKLQATKQAVMPNLRSTEARLAKDPIKSEAYRAEIQRLKEAGYVVEVPDQKLSKKEEESWFIPHHMVSHNAKNRVVFNCSFSYQGKNLNNLLLPGPALGSSLLGVLLRFREHAVAFSSDIKGMFHQVRLLPEDKPLLRFLWRDLKREELPKVYEWQVFPFGTTCSPCCATYALQRHIVDHSQQGDNVRHSLERCFYVDNWLQSVATPDEAKELVDTGMNLLAVGGFELRQWACNFPNVIEHLSKEARSESSERWLNQTESNPQELALGLRWMCQSDTLGYQTRLDNCSTPTMRNIYKVVASQYDPLGFLVPYITRAKILIQSLWAKQREWDDPLLPTEILQTWHDWQGELQHLSQLTLPRCYVSSQLDSLNCKRQVHIFSDASERAYGSVAYLRSEDLKGNVEVPNWLHY; encoded by the exons ATGTTTCCAGAACAGAGGATCAGAGAAGGACAAAGGAGTGATGTGCGTCCTAAACGTCGAATACAACCTCCAGCCTGGTTAGAGGATTATGAGGTTTCTCTTCCTCAATATAACCAACAATCTCCAGCTGTTCATACATTGCCTCATCGAGAGTTACAGGAGCCTTACACTGAAAGGGTAGCCGAGATGACCCCTCTCATTTATCAGCCACAAAGCGATTATGCTTTAAGGGCAGACCAGAGATTCATTAACCACTCATTACATATGGGGCCAAGATATGAGAGCACACCTGTAACTCAGCCAGTCACACAGGAGGATGTATCGGAGATTTTGAGAACAGTTCAGGAGCTTAGACGAGAAAATCAACAGCTTCAGTTTGTCATGCAAGATATGCAACAGAAAATGAGCTTAAATAGAGCACCTCCCCTTCAACAAAGAGCAGAGCCCTTGCCATATGACAGAACCCAATCAAAGGCAATTCCAGCCCCATTACATGATCATGATGAATGGCCACTACCACCTCCACCTGTAGTAGATGATGGGTTTCTCTCTTTGGCTGTGGATATACCACCCCCACTTCCGAGACACATGTCTAATTTTGTGGATGAGTTAACATCTCGACTCAGGAacttaaaaacaaaggatcaTCTTCTCTCATGCCCATCAACCCCAGAGTACTGTGAACCTGAGAGTTTCTCCATGGCATTACCTCCACAACAAAGGACACGTGAATACCCACTGTCTAAGTACCCTCAAACAACACCTATCAGCAGTAAGCCATTCTGTATGGACCATGAACAGCACCCTTATTACCCTCAACAAGAAAGGATGTACAGAGGCCCAAAGCCCACAATCCCTGACTTTACTAAAGGAGACCCACGAGAATTTGCACGACTGAAAGTCTCATTGGACAATCTTTTACCCGAGGATTCTACGGAAAGGTTTAAATATCAAATACTCCTAGAACACTTGAAGTTTGAGGATGCTCTTCTCATTGCAGACTCCTACATCAATTCCGCCAGACCATATTCAGATACCATGGCCTCTCTCGCAGAACAATATGGGCAGCCCCACCAGCTAGCTTTGAGGCGAATTGCTGACTTAATGGAAGATCCTACCATACGTAGTCAAGATGCTAGTGCATTCAAGAGGTTTGCATTGAAAGTAAGAGCTCTAGTAGGCATGCTGAACCAATTGGGAGATAGTGGCAGAGTTGAGCTTCAGTGTGGCTCACATGTAACACGGCTGTTGTCCAAGTTGCCCCATGACTTACGAGCAGATTTCAAACGGTATGTGTACCCCCTAAATGTTCACATCCCCACCCTGTTACACTTTGCAGACTGGCTTGAATATGAGCTGAAAATACAGGCGAGTGGATTTGAGTTTCTTGGTGGAGACCGAAGGGAACGTCCTGACCAGAGGAGAGACAGGAGTAAAGACTTTAAGTCCACAAAGACAGCAGCTGTATTTCATAGCACAGACCCTGCTTTAAATACTACAGCTCCAGGAGAGTCCAGTTTGAGTGCTGCTAAAACTCAGGACAAACCAAGAATATTTTGCCCCTACTGCACAAATACCCAGCATTATCTGAATCAGTGTCAAAATTTCAGCCAGCTCAccaaagaacaaaaaacaaactgggtGAAAACCAATAAGAGATGCTGGCGTTGTGGTCGAGCTCATCAGGCAGcacagtgcaatttaaagacaagCTGTAAGGTCTGTAAAGGCAAACATCTCGATGCACTTCATGAGCTGAATGAAAGGCCAGTTTCTGAGAACACTTGTCTTGTCAACAACGCCAATGAAGTTCTATACCTAGACAGACCATTAGGCTGCAGTCAGGTACTGCTAAAGGTTACCAAGGTAATTCTTCGGAATGGGGAACATACCCTTGAGACATATGCCATTTTGGATGATGGCTCAGAACGCACAATCCTTCTGCAAGCGGCCGCCCAGGAACTGAAGTTACAAGGCAAACCAGAAAACCTTGCTCTGAGAACTGTCAGACAGGACATGAAAATCATACATGGTACTACAGTCTCCTTTACCATCTCCCCTGCCTGCCAGCCTCACAAAGTCTTTAAGATACATAGAGCATTTACTGCAGACCATTTGGGGCTCGCTGAACACACATGCCCAGCTACCACCTTACAGCATAAATACAGACACCTCAGGGGACTGCCAATCCCATCCCTTAACAGTGTTCAGCCCCTCCTTCTAATTGGTTCTGACTATCCCTACCTAATCACTCCCATCGAGCCTGTACAGCTGGGGCCTCCTGGCGGACCCGCAGCAGTGAAAACACGACTAGGCTGGACAGTCCAGGGGCCTACTAAGCTTGTGCGGCATCAGCTTTTGACCCAGCAGTGTCACAACATATCCATCTGTAGCCCTTCTAATGAGCTGTTCAGACACATTGAGAAACTCTGGCAACTAGATGTACTGCCCTACAGAAGCGAGAAACTTGCAACCAGATCTAAGCAAGATCAAGAAGCTGTCGACCTGTTAGAGGCAAAGACAACTAGAATTGATGTCAATGGGACACAACGATATGCCACACCCCTCTTAAGGGTTAAGGACATGCCAAAATTACAAGCTACTAAACAAGCTGTAATGCCGAATCTGCGCAGCACCGAAGCCCGCTTAGCCAAAGATCCAATAAAGTCAGAGGCATACAGGGCTGAAATTCAAAGACTGAAAGAAGCAGGTTATGTGGTTGAAGTACCCGACCAGAAACTATCGAAGAAAGAGGAAGAATCATGGTTCATCCCCCACCATATGGTGAGCCATAATGCCAAAAACAGAGTTGTATTCAACTGCTCATTCTCATATCAGGGTAAGAACCTGAACAACCTGCTGCTGCCGGGACCAGCTCTGGGGTCCTCATTACTTGGAGTGTTGCTGCGCTTCAGGGAGCATGCTGTGGCCTTTAGTAGTGATATAAAGGGGATGTTTCATCAAGTAAGATTACTGCCCGAGGATAAGCCCCTACTCAGGTTTTTATGGCGTGACCTAAAGAGAGAAGAGCTCCCCAAAGTCTATGAGTGGCAAGTGTTCCCATTCGGGACTACCTGCAGTCCGTGTTGTGCTACATACGCACTACAAAGGCACATTGTTGACCACAGTCAGCAAGGAGACAATGTCCGCCACTCACTGGAAAGGTGTTTTTATGTAGATAATTGGCTACAGAGTGTCGCAACTCCTGATGAAGCTAAAGAGCTGGTAGACACAGGGATGAATCTGTTGGCTGTAGGAGGATTCGAATTGCGTCAGTGGGCATGCAATTTTCCGAATGTCATTGAACATCTGTCAAAGGAAGCCAGATCAGAAAGCAGTGAACGCTGGCTTAACCAAACTGAATCCAATCCTCAAGAACTCGCTTTAGGATTACGATGGATGTGCCAGTCTGATACTCTCGGATACCAAACCCGCCTTGACAACTGTTCCACCCCCACAATGAGAAACATATACAAGGTAGTAGCAAGCCAGTATGACCCTCTTGGATTCCTTGTCCCCTACATCACCCGAGCCAAGATCCTTATACAAAGTCTTTGGGCTAAGCAACGAGAATGGGATGACCCCCTACTGCCAACTGAAATTCTTCAAACATGGCATGATTGGCAAGGGGAACTTCAGCATCTTTCCCAACTGACACTGCCACGCTGCTATGTGAGTTCCCAGTTGGATTCCCTGAACTGTAAGCGACAAGTGCATATCTTCAGTGATGCCTCTGAGCGGGCATACGGATCTGTAGCATACTTGCGCTCAGAGGATCTGAAGGGAAATGTTGAG GTGCCCAATTGGCTTCACTATTAA